DNA from Oryzisolibacter sp. LB2S:
CGCCAGCGGGAGAGGGAGTCATGAACTCAGCCCGGCATCGCCGCCATCACCTGGGCCACGGCCGCGGTGAGGCGCTTGGCATAGGGCACATGCAGGAATTCGTTCGGGCCATGGGCGTTGCTCTTGGGGCCGAGCACGCCGCAGACCATCATCTGCGCCGTGGGGAAGCCCTGGCTCAGCATGTTCATGAGCGGAATCGTGCCGCCCTGGCCGATGTAGCCGCAGGGGGCGCCGAAATGCGCCTGGCTGGCGGCATTCAGCGCCTGCTCGAACCAGGGCGTGATGGCCGGGGCGTTCCAGCCGCTGGCCGCATGGTCGGGCGTGAAGGTGACCTTGGCCTGGTAGGGCGCGTTGTCCTCCAGCAGGGTCTTGAGCTGCTGCACGCTGGCGGCCGCGTCCACCAGCGGCGGAAGGCGCAGGCTGAGCTTGAAGGCGGTGTAGGGGCGCAGCACGTTGCCCGCGTTCTGCAGCGAGGGGAAACCCTCGGCGCCGGTGACGCTCAAGGTGGGCTCCCAGGTGCGCCTGAGCAGCGCCTGCACCGGGTCCTGCGTGGTGGGCAGGGCGAACACCGTGCTGCCGCCACAGTCGGCATGGGCCCAGGGGAAGCGCTTGTAGACCTCGTCGCCGAGGATGGCGGCCGTGGCCCGGGCCTGGGCCAGACGGTCGGCCGGCACCTCGCAGTGAAAGCTGGCGGGCAGGAGGCGCCCGGTGGCCGAGTCCTCCAGCCGGTCGAGCACCATGCGCATGATGCGAAATGACGAGGGCACGAGGCCCGAGGAGTCGCCCGAGTGCACGCCCTCGGTCAGGATCTCGACCTTCAGCGTGCCGCTGGCCATGCCGCGCAGGCTGGTGGTGAGCCACAGCTGGTCGTAGTTGCCGGCGCCCGAATCGAGGCAGATGACCAGGGCCACGTCGCCCAGGCGGCTCTTGAGCGCGTCTATATAGGGCAGCAGGTCGGCCGAGCCGCTTTCCTCGCAGGTCTCGATCAGGCCGACGATGCGCGGGTGGGGCACGCCCTGGCGCTTCAATTCCTGCACGGCGGCGATGCTGGCGTAGACCGCGTAGCCGTCGTCGGCGCCGCCGCGGCCGTAGAGCCGGCCGTCCTCGTACTTCGGCGTCCAGGGGCCCAAGTCGGCGCGCCAGCCCTCGAACTCGGGCTGCTTGTCCAGGTGGCCGTACATCAGCACGGTCTGCGTGGACTGTGGCCGGGTGGCCGCGACCTCGAAGAACAGCACGGGCGTGCGGCCGGGCAGGCGCACGACCTCGAGCGTGAGGCCCTCGACCTTCTGCGCCTCGACCCATTGGGCGGCGTTGCGCACCACGGTCTCGATGTGGCCGAGCTCGCGCCAGTCGGGTGCGAAGCCGGGCGACTTGGCGGGAATGCGGATGTAGTCGGTGAGCTGGTGCACGATGTCCTCGTCCCACGCGCGGCTCAGGCGTTCGAGCGCGAGGGCAGGGTCCAGGGCGGTGGCGGGCAGGCGGGCGTTCATGGCAAGTTCGGTGGCGGGTTCTGTGACGGAGCGCAAGACATGCAGGATACGCCAGCGCCCGCAGCCCTGCGGGCTGCGCGGTTCCTTACGCAACGGCGGTAAGGGGTTCGGGCATGCCATGCGCCAGGGGCAGGCAGTCGACGCGGTTGCGCCCTGCCCGCTTGGCCTTGTAGAGCGCGCGGTCGGCGTCGCGCAGCAGGGCGTCCCAGGCGTCCGCATGGTCGGGCCGGCCGCCGCAGACGCCTATGCTCAGCGTGACCGCGATGGGCTGGTCCTGATGCATGGCCGGAGCCTGCTCCACGGCGCTGCGCAGGACTTCGGCCAGCACCACGGCGTCGTGCAGCGCCGTGCCGGGCAGCAGCACGACGAATTCCTCGCCTCCGTAGCGTCCCACCATGTCCTGCGCGCGCAGGCGTGCGCGCAGCAACTCGGCCACATGGCACAGCACGCGGTCTCCGGCCATGTGGCCATGTTGGTCGTTGATGGCCTTGAAGTGGTCTATGTCCATCATCATCAGCGCATAGGGCTGGTGCGTGCGCACGGCATGCGCCACGTCGCGCTGCGCGGCCCGCACCAGGGCGCGCCGGTTGACCAGGCCGGTCAGGCCGTCATGCGCGGCGAAGTAGCGGTTGTCGGCCTCGGCACGGTCCTTGGTCATGAGGATGTAGCCCAGCGACGCAAGGATGACGACGATGAACGCCGACATGAAGATCGGCGCCTGCAGGCCGTCGACGCGCAGCAGGCCCTGCAACGGAATGCCGCCGACGATGGCGAGCACGCTGCGCGTCGCCAGCAGCAGGGCCTGGAGCGTGAGCCCTGCCGTCACCAGCCAGACGCCGCGCAGCTGCGCCGGAGGCTGCGGGCGCCACAGGGCCCACAGCACCAGGGCAATCTGCAGCGGTGCGACCAGACCGATCGTGATGACGCAGGCACGGTAGTCCTTCATGAAAAGCGTGAACAGCAGGGCCGTGACCAGCACCGGCACGAGCATGCGGCGCCACGGCAGGGATCTGCCCTGGAACTGCTGCACGGCGGCCAGCACCAGGGCAAAGGTGCCGGCCAGCAGGGTATTGGCCAGCACGACGGTGGCCCAGTCCGGCGCCGCGCCGCGCAGCGCATACAGCACATAGGCACCGGTATGAAGCACCAGGGCCAGCGCCCATGGGCCCATGCCCTCGCGTCGGCGCGACCGAACGGCGGCCAATGCCCCGGCCATGGTGGCCGAGGCCGCCGCGGTCATCAGCAGCATGGTGGGCACATCGAGAGGCGGCATGGGAGTCGCGGCAGGGCGGTGGTGTCGGAAGCTTCCTTTTGTAACTCAGTCCGGCGTTGGGCACCAGATGGAAATCAGTCGTGCTCGAAGCGGAACACCGCCGTGCCGGCGCAGGCGTTGGGCAGCCAGCGCACCACGCGCCCGTCCTGCAGGCCGAAGGCGTCGAGGATGCGCAGCTTGTTCTTGTGCGCCAGCACCTCGAAGTCCTTGTAGGTGCCCACGCGGATGTTGGGCGTGTCGTACCACTGGTAGGGCAGGCGGCGCGTGACGGGCATGCGGCCACGCAGCACCGACAGGCGGTTGGGCCAGTGCGCGAAGTTGGGGAAGGCGACGATGCCGCTTCGGCCCACGCGCGCGGTCTCGCGCAGCATGACCTCGGCGTTGCGCAGATGCTGCAGCGTGTCGATCTGCAGCACCACGTCGAAGCTGTTGTCGGCAAACATGGCCAGGCCCTCGTCGAGGTTGAGCTGGATCACGTTGACGCCGCGGCGCACGCAGGCGAGCACGTTGTCGTCGGCGATCTCGATGCCGTAGCCGCTGCAGCCGCGCTCGCGCTGCAACAGGTCGAGCAGGGCGCCGTCGCCACAGCCGAGGTCGAGCACGCGACTGCCCTCGGGCACCAGGCGCGCAATGGCTTGCATGGTGGCGTGGTCGCTCATGGCTGCTCCTTGGAAATACTATCGAAATAAGAGCGCATTACGCTCATGTAGCGGGCGTCATCGAGCAAAAACGCATCATGTCCGTGGGGCGCGTCGATCTCGGCGTAGCTCACGTCGCGGCGGTTTTCCAGCAGCGCCTGCACGATCTCGCGCGAGCGCTTGGGCGAGAAGCGCCAGTCGGTCGTGAAGCTCACGAGCAGGAACTTGGCGCGCGCGTCGGCCAGCGCCTGGGCCAGGCGCCCGCCATGGCGCCGCGCGGGGTCGAAGTAGTCGAGCGCGCGCGTGATGAGCAGGTAGGTGTTGGCGTCGAAGTACTCACTGAACTTGTCGCCCTGGTAGCGCAGATAGCTCTCGATCTGGAACTCGATGTCCTGGGTGCTGAACAGATAGTCGCGCAGATCCGGCGCTGGGCCGCCCCGAGCCGGATCAGCCCCCTCGGGGGGCAGCGAACCACGCGCAGCGGGGAGCGTGGGGGCCTTGAGACTGCGTCCGAACTTCTCGTTCATCACATCGTCGGACAGGTAGGTGATGTGGCCGATCATGCGCGCGATGCGCAGGCCGCGCTTGGGGACTACGCCATGGCGGTAGAAATGCCCGCCGTGAAAGTCCGGGTCGGTGACGATGGCGCGGCGCGCCACCTCGTTGAAGGCGATGTTCTCGGCCGTGAGGTTGGGGGCGCTGGCCACGACCACGGCGTGGCGCATGCGCTCGGGGTATTGCAGCGTCCAGGACAGGGCCTGCATGCCGCCCAGGCTGCCGCCCAGCACGGCGGCCAGCCTGTCGATGCCCAGGCGGTCGAGCAGCCGCGCCTGGGCGTTGACCCAGTCCTCCACCGTGACCACGGGAAAGTCCGCGCCATAGACCTCGCCCGTGTCCGGGTTGGTGTGCATGGGGCCGGTGGAGCCAAAGCATGAGCCCAGGTTGTTGATGCCGATGACGAAGAAGCGGTCGGTATCGACAGGCTTGCCCGGCCCGATCATGTTGTCCCACCAGCCCTCGCTCCTGGGCTGGCCCTCGTAGACGCCCGCCACATGGTGCGAGGCGTTGAGCGCGTGGCACACGAGCACGGCGTTGCTCTTGTCGGCATTGAGCCGGCCGTAGGTCTCGTAGGCCAGGGTGTAGTCACGGATCGAGGCGCCCGACGCAAGCGGCAGGGCCTCGGCAAAGTGCATGGATTGCGGTGTGGCGATGAACGACATAAAAAAACCCGGCTTCGCTAGAAACGAGGCCGGGTGCGGTGCGTGCGGTGGGTGCAGGCGGGTCGATCGGTCACGTCTTTAGCAGGATTTGTAAAGCGCCCGCAAGCGGTGCAAATCGGCGCGTCTGGCGGCGATTATGCCAAAGGCGTCGCCTGCGGCGCAAACAGCGCCAGCAGCCCCAGCACCAGGAAGATCACGGCCGAAACCAGGTGCACCACGCGGATCGGCACGCGCCTGACCAGCCGGTCGCCGAGCCACACCACGGGCGCGTTGGCCAGCATCATGCCCAGCGTGGTGCCGACCACCACCCACAGCCAGGCATGGTACTGAGCGGCCAGCATCACGGTGGCGACCTGCGTCTTGTCGCCCATCTCGGCCAGGAAGAAGGCCAGCACGGTCGTGCCGAAGACGCCCAGGCGCGGGCCTGCGCCCTCACTCTCCTCGTCGTCGAGCCTGTCGGGTATCAGCATCCACACGGCCATGGCGATGAAGGACAGGCCCAGCACCCAGCGCAGCGCCTGGGGCCCAAGCACCGTCGTCACCCAGGCGCCCGCGGCGCCGGCGAGGGCATGGTTGGCCAGCGTGGCTACGAGGATGCCCAGCACGATGGGCCAGGGCTTTTGATAGCGCGCCGCGAGCACCAGCGACAGCAACTGGGTCTTGTCGCCCATCTCGGCGAGGGCAACGATGGCGGTGGAGATGAAAAAGGCTTCCATGATGAACACGGTGGCTGGTGCACGGGCCATTGGCACGTGCAGGCAGGCGCGTCCCCATGAGGCCGCGGCATTGTATCGAGCGGCCACCGTGCGCCACGGCATGTCAAAAATACCCGTGATTACCCTCAAAAGTGTTGTTAGCCGGCACAAGTGCCCGTTTTTCGGCCATGGGGATACTTGATAATGGCCGCGCCTTTCTGCACTGCAGCAAGGCGGTTTGCGGTGTCTGGTCAGTTGCGCGTCTTAGAAGTCGTCACTGGTTTGTTGATTGCGTCGGGCTCCATCGCGTTTCATCATTTTTTTAGGATTCCCGTCATGGGCAACAAACTTTACGTGGGCAACCTGCCCTACTCCTTCCGCGATCACGATCTGGAGCAGACCTTCAGCCAGTTCGGTGCGGTGCAAAGCGCCAAGGTCATGATGGAGCGCGACACCGGCCGCTCCAAGGGCTTCGGCTTTGTCGAGATGGGCAGCGAGGCCGAGGCCCAGGCCGCCATCCAGGGCGCGCATGGCCAGAACTACGGTGGCCGTGACCTGGTGGTCAACGAGGCTCGCCCCATGGAACCCCGCCCCCCGCGCAGCGGCGGTGGCTTTGGTGGCGGCGGCTACGGCGGTGGCCGCAATGGCGGCGGCTACGGTGGTGGCCGCGGCGACGGCGGTGGCTACGGTGGCGGCTACGGCGGTGGCCGTTCGAGCTACTGATCTTGATCAGACAAAGGGCCGCAAGGCCCTTTTTTTTGCGGCATATGACCGACATGCACGCACTAACCCCCTTGTCTTCGCGCAAGAGTTTTGCAACATAATCCCTGTCGACAAAGGGGATGCCCTTTGTCGACGTTGCGGTGATCCGTCGGTTTTCGCGCATAGGGCGTCTTAGTGATCAACTGGCTGCGGGTTCGGGACTCCGTTGCTCTAACCATTCGTTTTTCAGGAGTCCCTTGATGGGCAACAAGCTCTACGTCGGCAATCTGCCGTACTCGGTGCGCGACCAGGATCTGGAACAGGCCTTCAGCCAGTTCGGCGCAGTGACCAGTGCCAAGGTCATGATGGAGCGCGACACCGGTCGCTCCAAAGGCTTTGGCTTTGTGGAAATGGGCAGTGATGCCGAGGCCCAGGCCGCGATCAACGGCATGCACGGTCAGGCTCTGGGTGGGCGCAGCATCGTCGTGAACGAGGCCCGCCCCATGGAGCCCCGCCCCCCGCGCAGCGGTGGTGGTTTCGGCGGTGGTGGCGGCTACGGCGGTGGCCGTGGCGCGGGCGGCGGTGGTCGTGGCGAAGGCGGCTTCCGCAGCCCCTATGGCTCCGGCCCGCGCGGTGGTGGCGGCGGCCGTGGCGGCTACGGTGGTGGTGGCGGCTACGGCGGCGACCGCGGCGGTTACTGATATCAACCGTGATGCCAGGGGGTTGCCAAGCCCCACGGCATCGCCAGTCGAGGGCTCCCGCGGGAGCCCTTTGCATTTTCAGACGCCCGCGTCCTGCCTATGCTTGCGCGGGCGCCCCTGCAGCAGGCGGTCGAACCAGGCATTGGGCAGGGCGCGCAGCAGCCTGGCGACGATGCCCATCTGCCACGGGATGACGCGGTAGCTCGCCCCCGCCTCGATGGCCTTGATGGCGCGTGCGGCAAACACCTCGGCGGGCAGCAGGAACGGCATGGCGTAGCGGTTCTGCCGCGTCAGCGGTGTGTCCACATAGCCCGGGCAGATCGTGACCACACGCACGCCGCTGCCGCGCAGCTCGCCGCGCAGGCTTTCGCAGTAGCTGATCACGGCCGCCTTGCTGGCACAGTAGGCGCCATGGCCCGGCAGGCCGCGTATGCCGGCCACGCTGCCGATGCCGACCAGGCGCCCGCTGCCGCGCCGGCGCATGGCCGCGACAAACGGGTGGAAGGTGGCGGCCAGCCCCAGGTTGTTGGTGGCCAGGATGCGCGCCATGACGTCGATGTCGGCGCGCTCGGCGGTGTCCATGCCGATGCTGATGCCGGCGTTGGCGATGACCACGTCGGGCAGGCCCTGGCGTGCGATGCAATCATGGCCGGCGGCGATGATGCTGTCCGGCTGGCTGACGTCTGCACTATATATTGAATAGCTGTCCGCGCTTACTCCAAGCGCCTCGGCCCATGATTTCATTGCAGGTTCACGGCGGGCCACCAGGGCCAGCCGCCAGCCCGCGCGCAGGTACTGCGCGGCCAACGCCTGGCCTATGCCGCTGGAGGCGCCGGTGATGAAGACCAGGGGCCGCGCCTGCGCCATCAACGGGACTGCGCCGGATGGGCCGGCATCAGCGTGCCGCGCACGCGCCCACGCAGGTTCAGGATCTGGTCCAGGTTGTCGTAGTCCATGCTGTCGGCGGTGAAGGTGTCGGTGCCGCGCCTGAGCGTGACCGGCTGGTTGGAGCGCACGCGCTCCTCGTTGACCCAGGCGTGCAGGAACTCGCCGCGAAACTCCAGGCGCGGCAATGGCTTGCCCCCGGTGCCGGCCATGGCCTCGCGCGTGACGACGGCGTTGCCGAACAGCTGGACCTCGCTGCCATCGCTGTTGGACAGGCCGCGCCGCGCGCTGGCCGTGGTCACACGGCCCTCGGCGTTCACCGAGCGCATGCGCGGCTCGTCGATCTCCAGCGTGTCGGTGTCGGCAAAGTGGCGCGCCATGGTGCCGCGAATGTCGCTCTCGAGCCGGCCCGCCGCGTCGAAGTTCTTCACCGTGAAGTCGCGCATGAAGTAATCGGGCTCATGCCGGGGCGGGCGTTCGGTGGCGGGCGGATGCGGTTGCGGCGCGTTGCGCACCAGCCACCAGGAGCCCAGCGCCAGCAGCCCCATGAGGAGCACGGGCAGGTAGATGGACAGGCGCTCCCACGCCCGGCGCGGCCCGGTCATGCCGCGTGCCTGGCGAGCAGGCCGGCATAGCGGCCGCTGGCGACGAGCAGCAGGTCGCAAAACTCGCGCGCCGCACCGGCGCCCGCCGCGGCCGCCGCAACATGGTGGGCGATGGCGCGCACCTCGGCATGGGCCTGGGCGGGCGCGCAGGCCAGGGCCGCGCGGCGCATGACGGGCAGGTCGGGCCAGTCGTCGCCCATGGCGGCAGCCTGGTGCCAGGCCAGGCCCAGCTCGGACAGCAGGGCCTCGGCCGCGGGGCGCTTGTCCTCGGTGCCAAAGCGCGCATGCGTCACGCCCAGGGCCTTCAGGCGCAGGCGCAGCGCGGGCGAGTCGCGCCCGGTGATCACGGCCGGCGTGATGCCCGCCTGCTGCAGCAGCTTGAGGCCGTGCCCGTCCAGGGTATTGAAGCGCTTGAGCGTCTCGCCGTCCTCGGAAAAGTACAGGCCGCCGTCGGTGAGCACGCCGTCGACGTCGAAGAAGGCCACGCGCACGTCCTGGGCGCGCAGCAGCAGCTCGGGGGCAAACTGCAGGGCCGGCTGCAGCGGGGGCAAGGCGGTGGCGGCTGTCATCAGATCACCTTGGCGCGCATCAGGTCGCCGATATGCACCACGCCCACGAGCAAGCCCTGCGGGTCGGTGACGAGCACGCTGGTGATGGAGTGGTGCTCCATGAGCTGGGCGGCGTCGGCCGCGAGCGCATCGACGGCAATGGTGCGCGGGTGGGCGTGCATGACGTCCTGGGCGCTCATGCTGCGCAGGTCGGTGCCGGCCTCGATGCGCCGGCGCAGGTCGCCATCAGTGAAGATGCCTACGGGGTAACCAGCCGCGTCCACCACGGCGGCGGCGCCCATGCCCTTGGCGCTCATCTCGCGCATCAGCGTGCTGAAGTCGGCCTCGGGCGGCACGCGCGGCACCTGCTCGCCGCTGCGCATGACGTCACGCACATGGGTCAGCAGCCGGCGGCCCAGCGCGCCGCCGGGGTGCGAGCGCGCAAAGTCCTCGGGGCGAAAGCCGCGTGCGTCCAGCAGCGCCACGGCCAGCGCGTCGCCCATGGCCAGCTGCACGGTGGTGCTGGTGGTGGGCGCAAGATTCAGCGGGCAGGCCTCGCGCTCCACGCTGCAGTCGAGCACGAGGTCGGCATGGCGTGCCAGCGAGGACTGCAGGCCGCCGGTCATGGCGATCAGCGCCACACCCTGACGCCGGAGCATGGGCAGCAGCACGGTGATCTCGCTGCTCTCGCCGCTGTTGGAGATGGCGAGCACCAGGTCGCCCCTGGTGACCATGCCGAGGTCACCATGGCTGGCCTCGGCCGGATGCACGAAGAACGAGGGCGTGCCGGTGGAGGCCAGCGTGGCGGCGATCTTGCGCCCCACATGGCCGCTCTTGCCCATGCCCATGACGATCACGCGCCCTGTCGTGGCGAGCAGCCGCTCGACGGCCTGGACGAAGACCGGGCCCAGCCGCTGCGCCATGGATTGCAGGGCCGCGGCCTCGATGTCGAAGGTTTCACGGCCCAGGCGCAGGGCCTGGTCGGCATTGAAGGACGATGTGGCGGCGGAGCTTGCGAGCATGGGCGGATTCTATCGGCCGCCCACCCGGCGCTCGGCTAGGATGGCGCATGTCCTCACTCGCGCTGACGCTGCTGTATCTGCTGGCCGCCGTGCTGGGCGTGGTGGCCTGCCGCAGCCTCAAGCTGCCGCCCATGATGGGCTATCTGGCGGCCGGCATCCTGATCGGCCCGCATGCGCTGGCGCTCACGCAGAACTCCGAGGGCGTGCGCCATCTGGGTGAATTCGGCGTGGTGTTCCTGATGTTCACCATCGGCCTGGAGTTCAACCTGCCCAAGCTGCGCGCCATGCGCCGCCATGTGTTCGGCCTGGGGCTGCTGCAGGTACTCGCGTCCATGTTGGTGTTCACGGCTGGCCTGCTGCTGCTGGCGCGCCTGGGCGGCGTCTGGGACATGGGCTGGCAGACGGCGCTGGCGCTCTCGGGCACGCTGGCCATGAGCAGCACGGCCATCGTCGTCAAGCTCATGGCCGAGCGCGGCGAGCTCGAGAGCGAACATGGCAGGCGCGTGCTGGGCATTCTGCTGTTCCAGGATCTGGCGGTGGTGCCGCTCCTGGTGCTGATCCCGGCCCTGGGCTCCTCCCCCGACAAGCTGCTGCTGGCCCTGGGCCTGGCACTCGTCAAGGCCGTGGTGCTGGTGGGCGTGCTGCTCGTGGGCGGGCAGCGCGTGATGCGCTGGTGGCTGACCCTGGTGGCGCGGCGCAAGAGCGACGAGCTGTTCATGCTCAACCTGCTGCTGGTCACGCTGGGACTGGCCTGGCTGACCGAGCTCGCCGGGCTGTCGCTGGCGCTGGGCGCCTTCATCGCCGGTGTGCTGGTGTCCGAGACCGAGTACCGCCACCAGGTGGGCACGGACATCCGGCCGTTTCACGACGTGCTACTGGGCCTGTTCTTCATCACCGTGGGCATGATGCTCGACTGGCATGTGCTGCTGGAGCATTGGGCGCTGGTGCTGGTCCTGCTGAGCGCGCCGCTGCTGCTCAAGACGGCCATCATCGTCGCCCTGGCGCGCGGCCTGGGCGCCACCACAGGTGTGTCGCTGCGCACCGCGCTGTACGCGGCGCAGGCGGGCGAGTTCGGCTTCGTGCTGCTGTCGCTGATGCGCACGCACGACCTGCTGCAGCCCTCGCTCATGAACCCGGTGCTCGCTGCCATGGTGCTGTCCATGCTGGCGACGCCGTTCCTCATCCAGTACAGCAACCGCATCGTCATGAAGCTCGTCGCGAGCGACTGGCTGCAGCAATCGCTGCAGGTGACGAGCATCGCGCGCCAGGCCATCAACACCAGTGGCCATGTGCTGATCTGCGGCTATGGCCGCTGCGGCCAGAACCTGGCGCGCATGCTCGAGCACGAGGCCATCCCCTACATGGCGCTGGACCTGGACCCCGACCGCGTGCGCCAGGCCGCCGCCGCGGGCGACTCGGTGGTGTTTGGCGATGCCACGCGCCTGCAGGCGCTCAAGGCCGCGGGCCTGGGCCGCGCCGCGGCCGTGGCCGTCACCTATCTGGACACGCCCGCGGCGCTCAAGGTGCTCAGCCATGCCGGAGCCCACGCACCCCATGTGCCGGTGGTGGTGCGCACGCAGGACGACACCCATCTGGACCGGCTGCAGGCCGCCGGCGCCACCGAGGTCGTGCCCGAGGCCATCGAGGGCTCGCTGATGCTCGCCGGCCACGCACTGGCCCTGGTGGGCGTGCCCATGCGCCGCGTGCTGCGCCTGGTGCAGGATCAGCGCGAGGCGCGCTACGGCCTGCTGCGCGGCTACTTTCACGGCGCCGACGACGACACTGTCACCGAGCGCGACCAGGAGCGGCTGTACTCCCTCACCCTGCCGCCGGGCGCGGCCGCCGTGGGCCATCGACTCGCCGAGTTTCCGCTGCACGCCATGGGCGCGCAGCTGATCAACGTGCGGCGCGCCAATGGCCGGCTGTCCGCCCCCGACGATGTGGCCGCGCTGGCCGAGGGCGACACCCTGGTGCTGTCGGGCCACCCCACGGCGCTGAGCCTGGCCGAGGAGAAACTGCTGCGCGGCTGATTACACTTTGCGCGGCCCCTTCACCGCCATTGTTCGCTGTCGCTGTTCACCGCCACCGTTGCACCCACCCATGCCCCACTTCGACGTCACCGACTTTCTGCGCCAGCACATCCGCACCGTGCCCGACTGGCCGGCGCCGGGCGTGCAGTTTCGCGACATCACGCCACTGCTGCAGGACCCGAAGGTGTTTCGCGTCCTGATCGACGCCTTCGTGCACCGCTACATGGACCGCGCCATGCGCCCCGACGTGGTGGCTGGGCTGGACGCGCGCGGCTTCATCCTGGGTTCGGTCGTGGCCTATGAACTCAACGTGGGCTTCGTGCCCATACGCAAGAAGGGCAAGCTGCCCTTCACCACGGTGGAGGAGACCTACGAGCTCGAATACGGCAGCGCCACCGTGGAGCTGCATGCGGACGCCGTGCAGTCCGGCGACCGGGTGCTGCTGATCGACGACCTCATCGCCACGGGCGGGACCATGATGGCGGGCAAGAAGCTGCTCGAGCGGCTGGGCGCCACGGTGATGGAGGGGGCGGCCATCGTCGACCTGCCCGAGCTCGGCGGATCGGCCCGGCTGCGCGCCAGCGGGCTGCCGCTGTTCACGCTGGTGGACTTCAGCGGGCATTGAGGCGCGGGCGCGCCCTGGCGCGCGGCCCGGGCTCAGCGCAGGTCGCCGTACTGCGTGCTGCTCAGGTCGGAGCCGCCGGAACCGCGGCCATCCTGACCGGGCATGACCGTATCTTCGAAGCCCGTGAGCACGGGCGTGGGCGCGAGCAAGGGGCCGCTGCGCGTGGCAACGCCGGGCTCCACCGCGGGCGCGTGCGCGGCGGCGCTCATCAGCGCCTGCTTGAAGGCTGCCATCTCGTCGGCCTCGATGGGATCGAAGCGCCCATCCCGCTCATGCCCGGCCGGCACGGATGGTGCGGGCGCCGCCGGCGGAGGCACCAGGGGCGCCGGGCGCGTGGCCGCCGCCGGCGCGGCCTGGGATGCGGGCGCGGGCCGGACGATCACGGGCGAAGCGGCCGCGGCCGCCGCCGTGAACTCCGCTACGCGCGGTTGTGGCTGCGTGCCCGTGGAGGCCAGCCGCACCGCGTTGCCGACAACGATCTGCGGGTTGCTGCGCCAGTAGATCGCCGGGATCACGATATCGAAGCGCGTCTTCGCGGACTGGGCGATCAAGGCCTCGATCTCGGTCAGGCGCTCCATGTCGCTGCCGTATTCGGGCGCCAGATCGACCATCACGAGGAACTGGGCGCCGCGCTGGTCGAGTGAAAGCACCTTGAACTTGTAACCCGCCGACAGCACACCGGCGCGCACCATGGCGTCGCGCACGGCGGTGTAGAGCAGCTCGCGGCGCCCAGTGCGCTCGCTGCGGCGCAACTGGTCTGCCGCGGCCGCGGACGCAGATGGCGGTGCGGTTCGGCCATTGCGGCCCGGCGCCGCCGCAGCGGCATCGTGGGCAACCAACGGTCCAGGCGCAGCATCCGCACGCTGCGCCTGGGGCTTGGATTTGCGAGTCAACCAGCTGAACAAGGACATGCCACGTTTTCCGCGAATAATTGCTAAAAGTGTCAGTAAGTGTACAGCGATGGCCTTCGGCAGGGTACGCAGGGTTTGCCTTCGGCCCGCGAAGACGGATGGGTTGTCAGGTGGATGCAACGCGTCGCCCGCTGTGGCTCAGGCGCTTGGCCTGAACCGCGGCGATGGCCATGACCAGCGGCAGCGCCACCGCCGGCTGGCGGTGGGCCAGTTCGTTGAAGCGAATCGCGCTCAAGGCCCACAGCTTGCTGGCCGCGCCCGCCTGCACCGTCGCGCTGCGCGGCCGGTGCGAGAAGAATGCACCCTCGCCGACCACCGATCCCGGGCCGACGATGGCCAAGCGCAGGCGCTGGTTTTCATCCTCGAAGTGCACGGTGAGGTTGCCGCTCTCGATCAGGTACAGGGTGCGGTCCGTCGAGCCCTGCTCGAACAGCACCCGGCCCGCGGCGACATGCACGG
Protein-coding regions in this window:
- the metW gene encoding methionine biosynthesis protein MetW gives rise to the protein MSDHATMQAIARLVPEGSRVLDLGCGDGALLDLLQRERGCSGYGIEIADDNVLACVRRGVNVIQLNLDEGLAMFADNSFDVVLQIDTLQHLRNAEVMLRETARVGRSGIVAFPNFAHWPNRLSVLRGRMPVTRRLPYQWYDTPNIRVGTYKDFEVLAHKNKLRILDAFGLQDGRVVRWLPNACAGTAVFRFEHD
- a CDS encoding M20 family metallopeptidase, which codes for MNARLPATALDPALALERLSRAWDEDIVHQLTDYIRIPAKSPGFAPDWRELGHIETVVRNAAQWVEAQKVEGLTLEVVRLPGRTPVLFFEVAATRPQSTQTVLMYGHLDKQPEFEGWRADLGPWTPKYEDGRLYGRGGADDGYAVYASIAAVQELKRQGVPHPRIVGLIETCEESGSADLLPYIDALKSRLGDVALVICLDSGAGNYDQLWLTTSLRGMASGTLKVEILTEGVHSGDSSGLVPSSFRIMRMVLDRLEDSATGRLLPASFHCEVPADRLAQARATAAILGDEVYKRFPWAHADCGGSTVFALPTTQDPVQALLRRTWEPTLSVTGAEGFPSLQNAGNVLRPYTAFKLSLRLPPLVDAAASVQQLKTLLEDNAPYQAKVTFTPDHAASGWNAPAITPWFEQALNAASQAHFGAPCGYIGQGGTIPLMNMLSQGFPTAQMMVCGVLGPKSNAHGPNEFLHVPYAKRLTAAVAQVMAAMPG
- a CDS encoding homoserine O-acetyltransferase — its product is MSFIATPQSMHFAEALPLASGASIRDYTLAYETYGRLNADKSNAVLVCHALNASHHVAGVYEGQPRSEGWWDNMIGPGKPVDTDRFFVIGINNLGSCFGSTGPMHTNPDTGEVYGADFPVVTVEDWVNAQARLLDRLGIDRLAAVLGGSLGGMQALSWTLQYPERMRHAVVVASAPNLTAENIAFNEVARRAIVTDPDFHGGHFYRHGVVPKRGLRIARMIGHITYLSDDVMNEKFGRSLKAPTLPAARGSLPPEGADPARGGPAPDLRDYLFSTQDIEFQIESYLRYQGDKFSEYFDANTYLLITRALDYFDPARRHGGRLAQALADARAKFLLVSFTTDWRFSPKRSREIVQALLENRRDVSYAEIDAPHGHDAFLLDDARYMSVMRSYFDSISKEQP
- a CDS encoding RNA-binding protein; the protein is MGNKLYVGNLPYSVRDQDLEQAFSQFGAVTSAKVMMERDTGRSKGFGFVEMGSDAEAQAAINGMHGQALGGRSIVVNEARPMEPRPPRSGGGFGGGGGYGGGRGAGGGGRGEGGFRSPYGSGPRGGGGGRGGYGGGGGYGGDRGGY
- a CDS encoding RNA-binding protein; amino-acid sequence: MGNKLYVGNLPYSFRDHDLEQTFSQFGAVQSAKVMMERDTGRSKGFGFVEMGSEAEAQAAIQGAHGQNYGGRDLVVNEARPMEPRPPRSGGGFGGGGYGGGRNGGGYGGGRGDGGGYGGGYGGGRSSY
- a CDS encoding GGDEF domain-containing protein; the protein is MPPLDVPTMLLMTAAASATMAGALAAVRSRRREGMGPWALALVLHTGAYVLYALRGAAPDWATVVLANTLLAGTFALVLAAVQQFQGRSLPWRRMLVPVLVTALLFTLFMKDYRACVITIGLVAPLQIALVLWALWRPQPPAQLRGVWLVTAGLTLQALLLATRSVLAIVGGIPLQGLLRVDGLQAPIFMSAFIVVILASLGYILMTKDRAEADNRYFAAHDGLTGLVNRRALVRAAQRDVAHAVRTHQPYALMMMDIDHFKAINDQHGHMAGDRVLCHVAELLRARLRAQDMVGRYGGEEFVVLLPGTALHDAVVLAEVLRSAVEQAPAMHQDQPIAVTLSIGVCGGRPDHADAWDALLRDADRALYKAKRAGRNRVDCLPLAHGMPEPLTAVA
- a CDS encoding TMEM165/GDT1 family protein, with amino-acid sequence MEAFFISTAIVALAEMGDKTQLLSLVLAARYQKPWPIVLGILVATLANHALAGAAGAWVTTVLGPQALRWVLGLSFIAMAVWMLIPDRLDDEESEGAGPRLGVFGTTVLAFFLAEMGDKTQVATVMLAAQYHAWLWVVVGTTLGMMLANAPVVWLGDRLVRRVPIRVVHLVSAVIFLVLGLLALFAPQATPLA